In Amaranthus tricolor cultivar Red isolate AtriRed21 chromosome 5, ASM2621246v1, whole genome shotgun sequence, a genomic segment contains:
- the LOC130814090 gene encoding L-type lectin-domain containing receptor kinase SIT2-like, with the protein MAESCKYPQIFYLLFFLFVLTLAQDEKQFIYNGFQGAKLHHDGLTKILPNGLLQLTNGSFQGSGHAFFPNPINFNKTRSFSTSFTFAIVTPLPDHSGHGLAFVISPTTNFQHATPAEFLGIFNVSNNGISSNHLFAVEFDVVQNAVFHDIDGNHVGIDVNGLYSIDSASAAYYSDDQGTKKTVLHLSSGTPIRVWIDYNQDEMLINVTLAPLQHPKPKIPLLSTSLNLSSVILGTNYIGFSSGTGLVDTDHYISGWSWSQIGEAQDLDLAKLPVFPKIKKHKGYQKVILIVLGVILLVLLEIIAAIGFILWRKKYAELKEPWENEYVSHRFSFKDLYVATKGFRDSELLGAGGFGKVYKGVLPSLQTEIAVKKVSHDSRQGMKEFVAEVVTMRRLRHRNLVQLLGYCRRKGELLLVYDYMPNGSLDRFLFQDKESKLSWCQRFKIVKGVASALLYLHEEWEQVVLHRDVKASNVLLDGDMNARLGDFGLARLYDHESDPRSTRVVGTLGYLAPELSYTGKPTTATDVFAFGVFLLEVACGRRPNSMQEFGSAEDFVMVDWVYECWKRGVILETSDPKLEGDYNSEEMEVVLKLGLLCSHPKQDERPSMRQVLHYLNRDVKLPEISSDYEYQSYTYFGGNWGISMSYPPSSSFGVSHSHSHAYLSTDVSFIQEGR; encoded by the coding sequence ATGGCTGAATCCTGTAAATACCCACAAATTTTCTATcttctcttctttctttttgttcttaCTTTAGCACAAGATGAAAAACAATTCATCTACAATGGCTTCCAAGGAGCTAAACTTCATCATGATGGCTTAACAAAGATCCTCCCAAATGGTCTTTTACAACTAACCAATGGTTCATTCCAAGGAAGTGGGCATGCTTTCTTTCCAAACCCCATTAATTTCAACAAAACTCGATCCTTTTCGACCTCTTTCACTTTCGCCATTGTTACACCTCTGCCTGATCATTCTGGCCATGGTTTAGCCTTTGTTATATCTCCTACAACCAATTTTCAACATGCTACCCCTGCTGAATTCCTTGGCATTTTCAACGTTTCCAACAATGGAATTAGCTCAAATCATCTCTTTGCTGTAGAATTTGACGTTGTACAAAATGCTGTTTTCCATGATATTGATGGTAACCATGTTGGTATTGATGTAAATGGACTATACTCTATTGATTCAGCTTCTGCAGCTTATTATTCAGATGATCAAGGCACGAAAAAGACGGTCTTACATCTTTCGAGTGGAACACCCATTCGGGTTTGGATTGATTATAACCAAGATGAGATGCTGATTAATGTAACATTAGCCCCACTTCAACACCCAAAACCCAAAATTCCTTTGTTGTCTACTTCTCTTAATCTTTCCTCTGTGATTTTGGGTACTAATTATATCGGTTTTTCTTCTGGTACCGGGCTTGTTGATACTGATCATTACATTTCGGGTTGGAGTTGGAGTCAGATTGGTGAAGCTCAAGATCTTGATCTTGCTAAACTTCCTGTGTTTCCCAAGATTAAAAAACATAAGGGATATCAGAAAGTTATATTGATTGTTTTGGGtgtaattttattggttttactGGAAATTATAGCTGCAATTGGGTTTATATTATGGAGGAAGAAGTATGCTGAGCTTAAAGAACCATGGGAGAATGAATATGTTTCGCATCGATTTTCTTTCAAAGATCTTTATGTAGCAACTAAGGGTTTTAGGGATTCTGAGCTTTTGGGTGCTGGGGGTTTTGGGAAGGTTTATAAGGGTGTTTTACCTTCTTTACAAACCGAAATCGCTGTGAAGAAAGTTTCACATGATTCAAGACAGGGAATGAAAGAATTTGTGGCGGAAGTAGTAACAATGAGAAGATTAAGGCATAGAAATTTGGTACAACTTTTGGGTTATTGTAGAAGAAAAGGAGAGCTTTTGTTAGTTTATGATTACATGCCAAATGGTAGTCTTGACAGGTTTCTGTTCCAGGATAAAGAATCAAAGCTTTCATGGTGTCAAAGATTCAAGATTGTTAAAGGGGTTGCATCCGCACTTTTGTATCTTCACGAAGAGTGGGAACAAGTTGTTTTACATCGAGATGTTAAAGCAAGTAATGTTTTATTAGACGGTGATATGAATGCACGACTAGGTGATTTCGGGCTAGCTAGGTTGTATGATCACGAAAGCGATCCTAGAAGTACTCGTGTGGTTGGAACGTTGGGATACCTAGCACCAGAGCTAAGCTACACTGGGAAACCTACAACTGCAACGGATGTGTTTGCATTCGGAGTATTCTTACTCGAGGTGGCTTGTGGAAGGCGGCCTAACAGTATGCAGGAGTTTGGTAGTGCAGAGGATTTTGTGATGGTAGATTGGGTTTACGAGTGCTGGAAAAGGGGAGTGATACTTGAGACGAGTGATCCGAAATTGGAAGGTGATTATAATTCGGAAGAAATGGAGGTTGTTTTGAAATTAGGATTGTTGTGTTCACATCCAAAGCAAGATGAAAGGCCTAGTATGAGACAGGTACTACATTACCTGAATAGGGATGTAAAACTTCCTGAGATTTCATCTGATTATGAGTATCAAAGTTATACATATTTTGGTGGAAATTGGGGAATATCAATGTCATATCCTCCTTCATCATCATTTGGTGTATCTCATTCTCATTCTCATGCTTACTTATCTACTGATGTTTCATTCATTCAAGAAGGCAGATGA
- the LOC130814091 gene encoding L-type lectin-domain containing receptor kinase SIT2-like, producing MAESHLLQHLSFLLFLSVLTFAQNETHFIYNGFKGANLHLDGLADIRSNGLLQLTNTSQQQSGHVFYPQPVKLNATRSFSTSFVFAMYPDIEAHGGHGLAFVISSSMNFDHAVPAEYLGLFNTTNNNLQSNHIFAVEFDTVQNAVFGDIDGNHVGIDINSLTSIVSASAAYIDDKEQTNKTLELTSRKAMQVWIDYDGDEKLMNVSIAPLKNSKPTKPLLSTHLNLSSVLLNSMFVGFSGSTGITANEHYLLGWSWSQIGQAQGFNFDVLPPLPKVIKQKRNLETLLIVLIVVFVLLLVLIAGVAYLLRRKMFEEVKEPWENEYSSHRFSFKDLYFATKGFKDSELLGSGGFGKVYKGLLPNTETQVAIKRVSHDSRQGMREFVAEIVSMGRLRHRNLIQLLGYCRRKGELLLVYDYMPNGSLDKVLFRSSDFSCNPSWSQRMNIMKGVASALLYLHEEWEQVVLHRDVKASNVLLDADMNAKLGDFGLARLYDHGSNPRSTNIVGTVGYLAPELSITGKPTPATDVFAFGVFLLEVACGKQPFRLLNFDGEDMILVEWVFDCWKKGDVLQTSDPKLGGYYIDEEMELVLKLGLHCSHPKPEIRPTMRQAVQFLQKDAVLPDVPSDYDLERNGLFDDCWGVSASFPSSFQVSANTFFTDNSIRHHGR from the coding sequence ATGGCTGAATCTCATTTACTTCAGCACCTGTCATTCCTACTCTTTCTTTCTGTGCTTACTTTTGCTCAAAATGAAACCCATTTCATCTACAATGGTTTCAAAGGAGCCAATCTGCATCTTGATGGGCTTGCTGACATCCGTTCAAATGGCCTTTTACAACTTACAAACACTTCTCAACAACAAAGTGGTCATGTTTTCTACCCACAACCTGTCAAACTTAATGCTACTCGATCCTTCTCGACTAGTTTTGTTTTTGCCATGTATCCTGATATTGAAGCTCATGGAGGACATGGACTTGCCTTTGTGATCTCCTCATCCATGAACTTTGATCATGCTGTTCCCGCTGAGTATCTTGGACTTTTCAATACTACCAACAATAACCTCCAATCTAATCATATCTTTGCTGTAGAATTTGACACTGTTCAAAATGCTGTTTTTGGGGATATTGATGGTAACCATGTTGGTATTGATATTAATAGCCTTACCTCTATCGTCTCTGCTTCAGCAGCATACATCGATGACAAAGAACAAACGAATAAGACTCTTGAGCTTACTAGCCGCAAAGCTATGCAAGTTTGGATCGACTATGATGGAGATGAGAAGCTAATGAATGTGTCAATAGCTCCACTTAAAAACTCTAAACCAACCAAGCCTCTTTTGTCTACTCATCTCAATCTATCTTCTGTACTTCTTAATTCCATGTTTGTCGGTTTCTCTGGATCTACCGGTATAACTGCAAATGAGCATTACTTGTTAGGTTGGAGTTGGAGTCAAATCGGGCAAGCTCAAGGTTTCAATTTTGACGTGCTTCCTCCACTTCCTAAGGTTATAAAACAAAAACGAAACCTCGAAACACTTCTAATAGTACTTATTGTAGTTTTTGTTCTTTTGTTGGTTCTTATTGCGGGAGTTGCATACTTGCTAAGGAGGAAAATGTTTGAAGAGGTTAAGGAACCATGGGAAAATGAATATTCCTCTCATAGATTCTCATTCAAAGATCTTTATTTTGCAACCAAAGGATTTAAAGACTCTGAACTTCTTGGCTCTGGAGGTTTCGGGAAGGTTTATAAAGGTTTGCTACCTAATACCGAAACCCAAGTTGCAATTAAGAGAGTTTCCCATGATTCTAGGCAAGGGATGAGGGAATTTGTCGCTGAAATTGTTAGCATGGGTAGGTTAAGACACCGAAACTTGATTCAACTCCTAGGCTATTGCCGAAGAAAAGGAGAACTTCTTTTGGTGTATGATTACATGCCTAATGGAAGCCTTGATAAGGTCCTGTTTCGGAGCAGCGATTTTAGTTGTAACCCTTCTTGGTCGCAGAGAATGAATATTATGAAGGGGGTCGCATCTGCCCTGCTCTACCTACATGAAGAATGGGAACAAGTCGTTCTTCATCGTGATGTGAAGGCAAGTAATGTTTTATTAGACGCTGATATGAATGCTAAACTAGGTGATTTTGGACTTGCTAGATTATATGATCATGGAAGTAATCCTAGAAGTACCAACATTGTTGGAACAGTGGGATATCTTGCACCCGAACTCAGTATAACAGGCAAGCCAACACCAGCAACCGATGTGTTTGCATTTGGAGTATTTTTACTTGAGGTGGCTTGCGGAAAACAGCCTTTTCGGCTGCTTAATTTTGACGGTGAAGATATGATTTTGGTTGAATGGGTTTTTGATTGCTGGAAGAAGGGCGATGTTCTTCAAACGAGCGATCCTAAACTGGGAGGATATTATATTGATGAAGAAATGGAACTTGTTCTAAAACTCGGCTTGCATTGTTCGCATCCAAAACCGGAAATTAGACCGACTATGAGACAGGCGGTTCAATTTCTTCAGAAGGATGCAGTTTTACCAGATGTACCATCTGATTATGATCTTGAAAGGAATGGTCTGTTTGATGATTGTTGGGGAGTATCTGCTTCATTTCCATCCTCATTTCAGGTGTCAGCTAACACTTTCTTTACTGATAACTCAATCCGTCATCATGGCCGTTGA